The window gtgtgagtcttacCACTCTGACTCTGTGTGGGTCCGATCCACCtactctgtctcctgtctgacactgcaacacaaacacacacggcccATGtagcagacacactcacacacacaaaacaatggTTTCTGTAAACATAATGTACCGTATGTAATCTGATCGAGCTGTGTGTaatgtgaggggaggggtgagggagtgggtagaggtgaggaagggtgaggggagggggggaggagatgaggtgaggaagggtgaggggagggggggaggagaagaggtgaggaagggtgaggggagggggggaggagttgaggtgaggaagggtgaggggagggggggaggagaagaggtgaggaagggtgaggggagggggggaggagatgaggtgaggaagggtgaggggagggggggaggagaagaggtgaggaagggtgaggggagggggggaagagaagaggtgaggaagggtgaggggagggggggaggagaaaaggggaggaagggtgaggggagggggggaagagatgaggtgaggaagggtgagggaggggatgaggagaagaggtgaggactCACGTCTCTTCTGCAGGACCCTGAGGGAGGGCTGTCCGAAGCGGGCCACCAGGAGCAGaagaaacaccacacacagcagggcgCTCAACACCTTGTAGGCCACCAGCTGCCCACGCAGGTCCGGCcccactggaggaggaggggcggctGGGGagagacgaggaagaggaggaggacgataaggaagaggaggaggagaaagaggaggaaacaaAGATCTGGTCAACTAAACGTAGATACTTAATTTAGAAAGCATATTTGCGGTTTAGGCAGCTTTAGACATTAAACCATTTCAGATTTCCAATCATACACTGTACAAAGCACAGTATGTACAAACattgcacgcagacacacacatacacacacgcatacacacaagcacacgtacacacacacctttgcagCGGACCTTCAGTGTTTGGCATATTTTTTTGACTAATATGCCATTCTCCAACACCTCATGCCCATGAGAGAAGCTCTGAGTGAGAATAACAGGGTCCCCCAGGCAGCCATGTCTCTGACACACCCCTGTCCAGTTCTGCAACACCAGACCCCGGCTGCtctggcagagaggcagggagtcaGACCGGAGCACAGACAGGTATACCTGGCCCTCACATGATTTTGACCATGTGACCTGCAGGATAGCCAGAGTGGGGGGCGCGGGTGTGAGAGTGCGAGGGGGAGTGTTGTCACAGGGACATCCGGTGGAGTTTTGGGAGGATAAGTTGGAGCTGGCACTGGGAGATAAAGGGGTGACAGTGGACGTGCAGTTGTATTGACAAGCTTCtgccgggagagagagagagagaattaacaCGATTCACTAAATACATTATCACCCCAAACGTAATCATAACTAAGTCATTTGTCATTGCACAATCAGTCAGAATCCCAACAACTAGATAGCATGCAGTCAGTCATGGACACCTGGGTCTTGataatcagccagccagccagttaagcagccagccagccagtgagcATGTCCAAGCATTGGCCAGTGTCATGTGACTGCTCACACATCCATGGCGAGGGTCAGGATAGGACCAAGATTAGATTAAAACCCCTCCTCTAATCTGACTATTAATCTAACAAATTACAGTAACCCACACCGGCCCCAgaccagaagaggaggaggggagagggggggggaggaggggggaggacaaggGAGACTGACAGAGGACGCGGGAGTTTGCTATCAACAGTTCAGATTTAGCGCTTTCTGATTCTACTTGAATTATGGTTAACATAACTTCAAATACTAAACACTATGTTCCTGCAGTCTGTGTAAAACACATTATCTCAGTCAGCACGGTGATCATGACAACCTTCCTACATTTTACTGAGGACACCGATGACAGGAAATTTGTGTCTGAACCTTGTGAATCAGAAAACAACATTTGTCCACATCCATAACATTGATGAAAGTTCTTAATTTATTGATCATTATTGGTTCAATTACCACAAaactatgtatgtatatatattttttaatttttacaaATCAAATAGTTACAAATAAATAACCTATAAAATAAACAACAACTCTGGATGGGCCACAGTAATTAACTCATTGTGACCTTTGAATGAGGTGTTAAAGTGTCGAGTTATACAGACAAAGATTAACCTTAGTCTAGATGTATCAACCCTCACTAGGAAACCAGTCAAAGCACATCCTCTAATAGAAAAGGCCTCTGGGTGATGGGCCTGGGTTATGAACCAGGCCCATGGCGTCGCCCAGAAACAAGGTGAAGAGTGATTACTGTCTTACCAGTGCATGTCAGACAGAGAGCCAGGAAAGTCACCAGCAGTCTCACATCCAttctgaagagagagacacacttctgtggaggaccagagagagatcTACGAGGACGAACACACACCACGGACGAGACAGGGAgactgaaggaggaggaaactGTGAAGAGGTGttcaagtctgtctgtctctcctttctctctccaccccgccctcccccccttctttttcttctctttccttACAGCGCATCACTCCATCCTTGCCCTGTTGCTCTATTTTTGCAAACGTGCAAACTTCCTCACTTCAaagcgagaaagagaaaaaagagagaaaaaagaagtgggtggagaggagagaaaaaggtacATCTAAGCAATGTGTAaaagttgtgtttttttgtacACATACCTACTATTCCTATGTCCTCTTAGAGGGTCATGACCTACACTCAAGACCGAATGGTCGACGCACAGAAGCGTTTAGCCTTCCAGACACTCCGGCTCTTGATCTAGCGTGAAGCCCGGAACAAGGCGTCTTTTTCCAAACCCCAGGCCTGAGGTCTACGTTCTACGACCGAGTCATTGCCTTGCTTAACTCTTACTCATTCTTACTGTCCCTTCATTCACGCCCCGACACTCCTTTGCCTCCCTCGCTCTCGTTTTCTCTCATCTGTCGCCTCTCGTTTTACGGAGCTGACGACGTGGAGAAAGCCCCGTaaaagtcctcctcctcctcccttcatctctctcactctcgatTACATAGTTCTCTCCGTCCGTCCTGGCAACGATTGAAGACACGACAACAATCCTCCTCCTCAAGAGTTGTGACGGAGAGGCAGAATCTCGTCAGTCATTAAGATCACTTACACTGATGAAGCCATTGGTGTACTCGGAACAGGGGAGAAACATTCgtcaaggaagagagggagagaaagagagggagagaaagagagggagagaaagagagggagaaagagagggagagagagaaagagacaaacgtCCATATCACCAGTCAGGACACAGCGATTCTTAAATCAACTTCAGTGTTTAATATTCAcactcaaaaaccataaaagAAAATCAAAGTAAACAGTTGTACAAGCTAGTCAGCAATATCTTCATCCCCATGGGCGTTTCCACCTCCAGAACAACACAACTGTTGCGTTTTCTTCCATATTAATGCTAAAACGACTCCCTTGTGCTTCTCCAACACAGGTAAAGATTTCCCTCTGGTTACTATGGATATGgaagccccccctcccaacccgtccacccctgccctgccccaccccacccccctggaCCATCAGCACTGCTGGCTCAATGTCAAATTACCTGATAGTTTACCAACAGCTAACAAGTAGCTAGTGATCAATCAATTAAGGGCACTGATTGGCCAGAGAGTTCCGTCTCGTGGTTAAAACAAGCTCTCCGATTGGTGGCGTGTTCCTTGGCGGTGTAGCAGGTTCGGTACCACTTAGTGCACTTAGTGTCGACAAAGTTTAATATAAAGGGGGGGGCCACCAACACATGATTACTAGATTTGAGTGACTGATCGTGGGCCATGGATTAATGGGTGATTGATTAGCTTAGCGTGGTGAGAACCAGCAGTGCTGTGATCCTACAGGTCAGTGGATACCAGGACCAGTGCTGGGGATTGTTGTAGTGGGATTGCACTCGTTTCCAGCCTACCCCAGTCAGACAGACTAGTCAAGCCGAtaaaaaaggccctacatagcAGCTACATAAGGCCTCCATGGTCTCCATAGGGCAGTGGCCTCATAGTAGTAACAGtgcgtttacattacatttgtaACACATGCTCAGTGAGACTGCCCACCCTCCTGGGAGGGGTCtgcatagaaagagagagaggagcatggCCTATGATGTCAATGAGGTGCACCAGCCCTGGAGAGACAATGGGAGTTAGATGTGGTCAAGGCCTTATGTAGCTTGGTACTCTCACCCTTCAGCCCCGATGCCAACCCCTCCAAGCCCCTTCtgcgaccccccccacccccccccccaccccctacctccCATTCCCATCTAGACCCGGGCCCAAGTCATGTTTGAAATCCTCTCGAGATTTTCTTCAGCAATTGCTCaggtctgcctgcctggctggctggctggctgggtcagGTGGATAGGGTCTGAGCATTTTTGgtaacagccttttgattttatTGTGCCAGGCAGGAACAATCGAACACATATCACAAATCAGAGATAACTGAGGTGATTCCAGACAGTACTTGGCTCCTGTGCTCACTAGAGCAGGAAGATATGTCAACATGATAACCTTTCCCTTGTTACAAGCACATGTAGTAGTATCAGGTTCTGTTCTGTTATCATTCTATACAATTCATTTATATTCTCATATATGATAATGAACTTAtagaaataaaactattttctcGTTATCATTGTCAAGCATCAGTTCATTTCAACAAGCAgattgtgggggagggagggagagggactgaacgagggggggtgagggggggtgagggggggtgagggggggtgaggtcaAAACAGAGTTGAAAGGAATGAGGCgagaagaaagtgtgtgtgagagaaaggagtgaggggtgatggaggaggagcacaGTGAGCagacgtcaacacacacacacacacacacacacaacacacacacacacacataacacgcacacaacacacacataacacgcacacacacacaggagtccgTCACACCCCACGCCTGACGGGACAACTTCCCTCACCA of the Osmerus eperlanus chromosome 14, fOsmEpe2.1, whole genome shotgun sequence genome contains:
- the LOC134034086 gene encoding T-cell surface glycoprotein CD5 → MDVRLLVTFLALCLTCTEACQYNCTSTVTPLSPSASSNLSSQNSTGCPCDNTPPRTLTPAPPTLAILQVTWSKSCEGQVYLSVLRSDSLPLCQSSRGLVLQNWTGVCQRHGCLGDPVILTQSFSHGHEVLENGILVKKICQTLKVRCKAAPPPPVGPDLRGQLVAYKVLSALLCVVFLLLLVARFGQPSLRVLQKRLSDRRQSRWIGPTQSQSVSFHRGKSAVQDTDESKRSSFPALERLTVNYSREPSSNRNSDYDSYN